TTCGTCTTGTATATCAGTATAAACCTTGCAGTTTTATTGGCAAACGGGGTCAAAAAAGGCTTATTTCTAGGTGTTTTTCTGTAGAATGGCTGTATACTGAAAAATATAAAACTTTTTAAGCATAGGCCATTTGCAGTATGAATACCCATGATAAAGCCGCACTAATAGAGCAACTTTTACAATACGTGACGGAAAACAAGCGTGAAAAGATGTATGCAGTGCTAGAAAACCGCACACGGTATATAACTGTTGTTTTGGAAGATCTTTTCCAACCGCATAATGCCAGTGCTGCATTGCGTACCTGCGATATTTTTGGTGTTCAAGATGTGCATGTGGTAGAAGCTCAACATACATTCAAAGCAGTGCCGACTATTGCAATGGGCGCATCAAAATGGGTGGATGTGCAATCATATAGTTCAATTACAGATTCCATTACCGCACTAAAAAAACAAGGCTATCGCATTGTTGCCACAACGCCACACCGACAATCTTATGCACTTCCTGAATTGCCGTTAGATCAAAAAACGGCACTCATTTTTGGCAGTGAGCAAACAGGATTATCCGAAGATGCATTAGCACAAGCAGACATGTTTGTTAAAATACCAATGTTTGGATTTGTTGAAAGTTTTAATGTTTCGGTGAGCGTTGCATTGTGTTTGTACGATGTTATACATCGTTTACACACATCTGAATACGCGTGGCAATTGTCAAATGAAGAAAAGCAGGACATTTTACTTGAGTGGATTAAAAAAGTATCAAAAACAGCGGCATTAGTTGAAAAAGAGTTAAAATAATTATTTACATTGAGCGTAAGAAAAGAGGGACTTTTTTTAAGTCCCTCTTTTTTATTTTTATAACTTACTAAGACGCGTCCGCCATAGCTCATGTCCGCCGTAGCTTTATGCGCAGGTGGATAGCGAAGGAGGAAGAATTAGTTAGTTTCTGATTCTTCAAAGAAGATAGCATCATTATCGTCAGCATCAACATCATCCGCATTTGCATAGTACATGTCATAAGTTTTGTAAGCTATGCCAGCAGCTGCTAATACAACAAGCGCGCGACCAATGTTGTTATTGTTAACATGCTTTGCAAATCTACCGTCTTTGAGGCAGTCAAAACTTGCAATGTATTTTAATGGAATATTAAAACTTTTGTCAGCAGTCCAACCAGCAACATTTTTTGCTTGAGCTATTACAAAAACAAAAGGAAGAGCAGCAGTTGCTAAAATACCAGCTTTTTCAACTTTTGCTGTTTCTGTAGCCGGAGTTTCTTTTTGTCCGTCTTCAGCAATAACCATAGAGTAAGGAGCTACAAACAACATTGCAGTTAGTAAAGCGCGTGATACGTTCATATAAATCCTTCGATAATAGATTATGATTTAAAACACTACACAATGCCTTAAATACGGCATTTTCACTTAAATCTTATATACAAAACTTTGTTATGTCAACAGGACTAGATGGTAAAAGGATGAGTACTTCAGGGAATTTTACAGGAATAAATCGGGATAGAAAAAAAATGTACCTTAGA
The DNA window shown above is from Candidatus Babeliales bacterium and carries:
- a CDS encoding RNA methyltransferase, yielding MNTHDKAALIEQLLQYVTENKREKMYAVLENRTRYITVVLEDLFQPHNASAALRTCDIFGVQDVHVVEAQHTFKAVPTIAMGASKWVDVQSYSSITDSITALKKQGYRIVATTPHRQSYALPELPLDQKTALIFGSEQTGLSEDALAQADMFVKIPMFGFVESFNVSVSVALCLYDVIHRLHTSEYAWQLSNEEKQDILLEWIKKVSKTAALVEKELK